A window of Plantibacter sp. PA-3-X8 genomic DNA:
GCGCGGCCGGTCTCGACGAGCGCCTGATAGACCTCGGGTGATTCCTTGTCGAGCCAGACGTCGGCGCTCATGGGGTTCCTCTCGTCACTGGGCGGGTGCGGTCCCGCAGACCACTCCTCCAACGCTAACGCGCGTGGCGGGAGGACGTCAGCGTGGACGGTCTCGGTGATGCGTCACCGCGGCGGGATGTCCTGGCGCGTGACCGGCTCCGCCGGTGCGTCGCCGTGGGGTCGCAGTTCCACCCGACGAATGCCGCAGGCGGCGCACCGGAGGTAGCGCAGCGACCCCTCCGAGGTGGTGTGCGCCGACTCCGTCGCCCAGATGTGGCGGCAGGCGTCGACGGCGTTCGGCGACGGTTCGGAGGACTGCGGGGGTGCGTCGAGGAGGGTCATGACTCCACCATGATGTAATGGCGTTATGCATCTCAACCCTTACGGCTCGTACGCCGTCCTCCTGGCCGCTTCGCTCGCGAACGACTGGCCCGACGACCGGGACGCCATCGTCGCCCGCACCCGGGAGCACGGGATGACGATGCCCTTCACCGAGGTCCCCCATGACCACGCCCGCGTCCGCCGGGTCGTCGACGAGTGGCTGACCGTCGTCGACGCGGCAGACGATCAGGCCAGGGCGGCCGCGCTCAACCGTCAGATGGCCGCTGCGGCCGCGTTCCCGCGGCTGACGGACCATGACGGCGAGGGGTGGCACCTGCACTACCGCGACGAGCACCAGGCGCTCCCCGAGGTCCTCGGCGCGGTGATCAGCGTCGGGACCGCCCTCCACCTGACGACGAGGGGGATGCAGCGTCTCGGTCGGTGTGCCGCGGGGACCGAACCCGGCGACACCTGCCGGCGGGTCGTCGTCGACGTCACCCGCAACGGTCGTCAGCGCTACTGCTCGGTGCGGTGCGCCAACCGGTCGGGCGTCCGCAGGCACCGCGCACGCGCGGGCGGCTCAGGCCGCTGATCGGGCGTCGGGCAACAGGAACCAGACGCTCGCTCCCCCGAGCCCCGACTCGTCGATCTCGATCCGGCCACCGTGCGCCTCGACGATGCGTCGACAGGTCGAGAGGCCGATGCCGAGGCCGGCGACCTCGCTCCCCGCCGCGCGTTCCATGAGGTCGAAGACGCGCTCACGCTGCTCCGGAGCGACACCAGGACCGTTGTCCTCGACCGCGACCAGCACCCCGGCGGAGACCCGCTCGGCCTGCACCAGCACGTGCGGGACGACTCCGGCGGCCGCACTGAACTTCACCGCGTTCGCGATCAGGTTCTGCAGCAGCGCGCCCAGCAACGTCTCGTCGCCGTGCACCTGGAAAGGCGTGTCGACGTCGACGGTCGCGCCGGTCGAGGTGATGGTCGCATCGAGGTCCTCGACCACCGAGGACACGAGCGGCCCGAGGTCGATCGGGGCGCGTCGCGGACGGGCGCCACCGATCCGGGCGAAGTCGAGCAGGTCGGTGATCATCGCCGCCATCCGATCGGCGGCGGACTCGGCTCGCGCGAGCGCCTTCGCCGCGTGCGGCGCGTTCGCCATCTCCGGGCTGTCGGTCGCGAGCTCGAGGAACCCGGAGACCGCCATGAGCGGGTTGCGCAGGTCGTGGCTCACCTGGCCGGCGAACTGGGCGAGCTGCTCGTTGGACTGGCCGAGCTCGTAGGTGAGGCGGAGCAGCTCGAGGACGTCGACGACCTGCCTCGCGAGGAGGTCGAGCGCCTTGCCCTGTTCCGGAGTCAGCTCACGGACACGGTCGTCGAAGATGCACAGGGTGCCGATCGGGACACCGTCGGGGGTGACGAGCGGGCTCGATGCGTAGAAGCGGACGTTGGCGAGCTCACCGGTGACGAAGGGGTTCGCCGCGAAGCGCGGGTCTTCACGAGCGTCTGAAACGATCGTCCGCACCTGCTGTTGGAACACGACCGCGCACATCGAGTCCTCGCGCGAGCAGCTCGCCGGTTCCAACCCGACCGCAGCGATCTGGTGCTGGAACCGGTCGTCGATGATGTTGATGACGGCGGTCGGCACGCCGCACATGGCCGCGGCGAGGTGGACGAGGCTCTCGAGGTCCGTCTCGGGCGGACGACCGACGACCTGGTATTCGGCGATCGCGGAGCGCCTCGTGATGTCCTCTGCGGTGATCACGCGCGCCCTTTCGTCGTCGGAATCCGGAACGTGTCCATGCTACCCATCCAGGGCACATGCGCTGCCCCGACTGTCGGATACGTCCGGGATGTCCCACTCGCCACCCGGACGGTCGACCGTCGCTCAGGCGAGCTGCAGGCGCCTCCAGGCGAGTTCGGCGAGCACCGCGGCCTGCAGGTCCAGGACGTCGTCGTCGAACACCGCGCGTTC
This region includes:
- a CDS encoding CGNR zinc finger domain-containing protein, which translates into the protein MHLNPYGSYAVLLAASLANDWPDDRDAIVARTREHGMTMPFTEVPHDHARVRRVVDEWLTVVDAADDQARAAALNRQMAAAAAFPRLTDHDGEGWHLHYRDEHQALPEVLGAVISVGTALHLTTRGMQRLGRCAAGTEPGDTCRRVVVDVTRNGRQRYCSVRCANRSGVRRHRARAGGSGR
- a CDS encoding ATP-binding protein, whose product is MITAEDITRRSAIAEYQVVGRPPETDLESLVHLAAAMCGVPTAVINIIDDRFQHQIAAVGLEPASCSREDSMCAVVFQQQVRTIVSDAREDPRFAANPFVTGELANVRFYASSPLVTPDGVPIGTLCIFDDRVRELTPEQGKALDLLARQVVDVLELLRLTYELGQSNEQLAQFAGQVSHDLRNPLMAVSGFLELATDSPEMANAPHAAKALARAESAADRMAAMITDLLDFARIGGARPRRAPIDLGPLVSSVVEDLDATITSTGATVDVDTPFQVHGDETLLGALLQNLIANAVKFSAAAGVVPHVLVQAERVSAGVLVAVEDNGPGVAPEQRERVFDLMERAAGSEVAGLGIGLSTCRRIVEAHGGRIEIDESGLGGASVWFLLPDARSAA